Below is a genomic region from Salmo salar chromosome ssa11, Ssal_v3.1, whole genome shotgun sequence.
ACTAGTAACCTATTTATCTAAGATCAATCAAAGTAGATGTCCATGTAGTATCCAGTTATCAGCTGAGACAGGTTTAGCTCAGAGCAAATATCTTTCAGTGTATTTGACACTGACATCCTCCAATCAATATTCCAATTACCCATAATGAATAGTTCAGATTTACCATAGAAATTCAGATAAATTGTTAAGAGCAAACGAGGGAGCCGAGGGAGTACGATTACACTCCTCCTACTAGTGTCAGCCGGTTATAATGACCAAGGCCCACATTAAGAATGACACAATCAAACTGCATAGGGACAGAGGTAGCAAACATTTAAATTGTAAATATAGCACCTCTGCCAATTCTGTCTGATCTGTAAACATTATAACCAGACAGAGACGCATCACAGGCCAGCACAGAATTATTCATCCAAGTTTCAGAAATGACCAGAATGTCCACGTTGGACTGAGGAGTCCGAATTTGAATCAAATCCATCATTGAAATCAAACTTCGGGAATTTACATGAACAAATCTAAAACCGCAGCAGCAGTTCTCAGGTCAGGTGGAGTCTCTAATACAAGCATGCAATGATCAGTAGGTAAGCCCTTATTAGAAAATACCATAGGATTGGTTTGAATTGGTATAGGATTGTCTAGAACTGAACCACCGGGCCTATGCCTCAAGCGAGGACGTGGGTTAAAACAAGAGTCAATGAGGTTTACCTGTTGCGGGCCTGCATTATGATGACAATGCTGATTTATGGATGTGATTACCTGAGCGGGACTTTGGCAACATTTTCACACTGAAGAATCTTGGTTTCATGGGTAACACCTGAGCGGGGCTAGTTCTGTCTCTGAGTCAATATCTTAAAGCGGCCTTGAAATGTGAAGAGAGGCTCCAGGCTCCTAGATGGTTTCGGTGGAGTCCATCATCTCTGTAGAGCGTTTTTTCTTTCCAAAAAGTGTTCGAAATTGTCAATAAAAGTTATGCCAACAGAGTGGCAGTAGTCTTTAAGCCGGATGTGAAGTGCTAAGAGCCTGCTGAACCTTGGAGCCAGAGATAATTAGCTGCTTTTCAGAGCCTTTCAGGGTGTTGATCAGCTCAATAAAATCCTGTTTCATTAGCACTGATTTACCCTTTTGATATCATTTGATCCCACATGCACTACGACAGCAGCAGCCCTTGACTGTTGATGTAGGACGGATGGAAAATATGCTGTGATATCCTTCACCTAGCACAGGGTTTTTGCTCCAGCAACCGAGATGTGACTCACCATGGAGCTACCAACAATGATGTGCTGGTGGAAGGTGAGTGACCGTGGACGTCCGGATTTGCTGTGCCTCCTTGAGAACTGACGGGAGATGGGTGATGAAGGACCCCCATCATCAATAGAAGCCCGAGCCAGGGGCTGTgaggtgtgatgtgagaggaagcCCATGGGCCTGTGGTAGTGCCCCTGAGCTGGACCCTCAGGAGACAGGGTAAAGGATAAAGGAGCAGGAATCTCTGGAAGCAGGTGGGTGAAACTGTTGGTCAGAAGGATGGGCCACCCAAAGTCATTTCAACCATCCATATGATGGATGTGTTTGACATTGTTCCGTTcattctattccagccattacaatgagcctgtacTCCTAGacgtcctcccaccagcctcctttgGTGGGATGCAGAGGGAAGGAAACCCCTTGAGAAACCAGAGGCTCTTGATAAAAAAGGGCTGAATCAACTTATTGTTTGTTAATTGTTATTTCAGTTAGGCTTACTTAATTAGTTAACTTAAATGCCTCAACGTGACTATTTGGTTGAATTTGTAAAAGGTCATCAATGTCAATGTGGGAAACACAGTTTTGGTCTCAGTTCAATATGTTTCAACAATACAGTAGCTAAAAGTTGTTTTCAGATTGAACTCAGCCAAACCGAAGGCAGATCTGGATAATGCTGTGATGTCTGTGCCAAGTGGGGGTGCAGATGGATAGTCGATGGTCATTCGTGTCACTGAGACAGCTGTGGTCGCTGTCAGTGATGtaaccaatgatttatatatacactaaatGACTGACAGGGGGCGCTGTTTTGAAGCCACCGGCACCTCCATCTTGGTACTCCCCACCATTGTAAAAACCATTTAGGAAACTATAGAGaggcatttattaatgtctacatttgtttttgccacgtttattctattacagacactttaatgcatacttttaaatgatatgtgagctaaacataatatatttatatacacacacacacatatatatataatatataatatgactcggtactggtgccccctgtatatagcctcgttattgttattcttattgtgttactttttattactttttattttagcctgctttgtaaatattttcttcttcttgaactgcactgttggttaagggcttgtaagtaagcatttcacggtaaagtttacacttgttgtattcggcgcatgtggcaaataaagtttgatttgatttatatatatatatatatatatatatatatatatatatatatatatatatatatatataaaaatgtctttaaagtttaattattattttttgctcttactgtccccactacaacaaacaAATTCTTAAATATATGCAATTTAGTCCTTgaagtttttttttattgaaatactgtagaattccactCATTCTTATGGGAGACTGCTCCTTTTGGTGAGTGGCAAGTGTCCGACCGCGCAATAAGGGTTTATGCCgtattcaaaacaactgggaactcggaacttGAAATGCTCCGATTACattgcgttcaaaacaactgggaactggggaaaaatagttttgaacggtcatccaactcgaaattccaactcgggaactcgggcctctttccagagctccgactttccgacctaaaGATCTCTGaggtcatgatttgacctcgtgtTTTTCTGAGTTTGCAGTTATTTGAACGTGGCATTATATCTCAAAGCCTCGAGGTCACTGGATGTTACTTTTGGTGCTTTCAAgaaaactgggaactcggaaaaacaCTAGGtcaatcatgacgtcagtgatcttcagttgTAAAGGTCGAGTTCAAGAAAGATGCCGGAGTTCGCGACTTGGACTTCCgtgttggatgactgttcaaaaccaTTTTTTCCAGTCTGAGATATTTTTTCCCTGAGTTTCAAattgtcttgaatgcactgaatTTGGATATTTCTGAGTTCGGAATTCCCAGGTGTTTTGTACATGGCATTTGAGCTGAGGGATCCAACAGAGGGTGGACAACAACAAAACGTGTTTCAGTCCCCGCTCCATATGTATTTTAAACAGTCTTTAATATAGCCTAGAATAGACTAGATCATGTCAAAATGTAGGCTGATAGACAGACTAGTGTAGTGATTGAAATAATCAAAtctcttattaaatactttagaTCATTCAATTTGTGTGCATAAGTTTTAAATATGTCATTGAGGGAGGCCTAGATGTGATTTAATTATCTTTTGATCTGTGATTTTTGTTTTAATCCTCTGACTTTGCGGTGACCTAGAGTTACGTAATAATAGCGCTTCATCTCATACAGTAGAAATCCAATCCATGACTGTGGTTTTTATCTCACATCGCCATCTAGTGAACAAAAACGGAATATCCCTGATTGTGCAGCGTTCCTGGAATTGTTGGGTGGAGTCGAGGATGAGCTTCATTGTAAAGACACGAATGCCTTTTCAaattatgatttaaaaaaaaaaaagaacatgaTACAAGAACATTTAAAAGTCGAGATAATACAAAATTAGTATATGTACAAAATTCAGTTTTCGGACCATCTGAAATTCCTGATTTTCAGGACTTTACAACTATGACATTATAGCCTTTCTAGAATTACTGCTATATTAAAACTCTTCAATTTGTTTTTATCCATTGACAATAAGTGCATCTTAACATTGGGTAAAAAACTACCTATAAAGATATCTAGCCTGTCCATCAGCTGCCATTAATGAAAATGTTAATTAAACAGTTAATGAGAGATATCATCAGTGAAAACACAAAACGATAGCGAGGATATTTATCTCCCACTTAATAATCATTCCTTTATTATATCCCTATTAGCACAATTTGTATTTTTACATTGGTCTAATGAAGCCTAAAATACACAGAAGTCACAACAGACACTAGAAAGTAGTGTCTGTAAATAAATGATATTACATTCACACAATAGGCTCCAATAAAACAAAGCCATATAGTCCTAACTCAAATAAATTCTGACTCTTGTATGAAATGCTTATACGAATGATTATTTGTGTCAACAGAAAATAGGAAAAGTTATAACTGTGGGTTGGTTACTTGTCATATCAATGCCCATAACTGAGAACAGTGGTGTTTAAACagcactgtatactgtacattgCTATCTTCACAATCCAgatctcatgtgtgtgtgtgtgtgtgtgtgtgtgtgtgtgtgtgtgtgtgtgtgtgtgtgtgtgtgtctgtgttactcCAGCCGTCCATCCCCTCTGTTACTCCTAGGACCCTGGACATGTCCGTCTGGCAGTAGAACATCCACAGTATAGCTGATGGTTTTAAACTGCAGTAAGCTGTAGGTGTTGTCAAAATGCAGCCTGTCTACACACAGGACACAATACAGAATTAGTCCTGTGTATCTGTTCAGCTGTATCTTTGTATGTATGAGAGTATGTGCTATTTGtatgtgctggtgtgtgtgtgtttgtatgtacgTGTGTATCTGTGaatcgtgtgtgagtgtgtgtgtgtgtatatgtgtgtgcgtgtactcACAGGTTCCAGGCTCGGGGCAGGTGAGGGAGCGGTCCTCTGGGACCATGTGTGCATTGTAGCGTTCACTAGGCAGCACCTGCAGCATATCCCCCACCTTCTGATGCCCGCCCCCCTCCTGGGTCCGCGTGAACACCCCAAAGCAAATGACTGCCCCATCACTGGcaaacctagagaggagagggaggaggaaagggagggagaggggagacattgGGAAAAAGTTGGGGAGataaagggagggaggaaggaagatgGAGAAGAACGAAGGGGGGAGTTTGTAAAGtggcttcttctcctctccttcatctgcactgatctggAATCATCACTTGGTAGGCGAAGTCAATATGGAAAGCACCCAATCCAGGGTTAGGGGCCAGGGGTAGCACTAGAGTGTTCGGTCAGACTTAAAGTTACAATATGTCATTTTTTGGTCGGGATCCGTActtggtgaaactgccacgtccgtTTGAGATATTACAAAAACAAAGAAGTTACTTCGAACAACCTACACCGTTGTTTTCCCTTGGACATCATTGCACGTACGATAGGACACCAGAATATGTACCGCAGATTTTTTTTAACATGCTGCTGGATGCTCCACTCCTCCgtttcatcaacaaaacaaatgCAGTAACAAAGGCACTGGGCGAACAGTGGTGTTGTTTCACCTTATGCGTATTTCAGCTTTAAGGTTgggaagtacagttgaagtcggaagtttacgtacaccttagccaaatacatttaaactcagtttttcacatttcctgacatttaatcctagtagaaattccctgtcttaggtcagtgaggatcaccactttattttaagaatgtcaaatgtcagaataatagtctcagcctggccagttcccctctctccactgggattctctgcctctaaccctattacaggggctgagtcactggcttactggtgctcttccatgccgtccctatgaggggtgcgtcacttgagtgggttgagtcactgacgtgatcttcctgtccgggttggcgcccccccttgggttgtgccgtggcggagatcttcgtgggctatactcggccttgtctcaggatggtaagttggtggttgaagatccCTCTAGTggtttgggggctgtgctttggcaaagtgggtggggttatatcctgcctgtttggccctgtccgggggtatcgtcggacggggacACAGTGTCtcttgacccctcctgtctcagcctccagtatttatgctgcagtagtttatgtgtcgggggctagggtcagtctgttatatctggattatttctcctgtcttatccggtgtcctgtgtgaatttaagtatgctctctaattctctctgtttctctctgtttctctctctctctctctctcagaggacctgagccctaggaccatgcctcaggactacctggcctgatgactccttgctgtccccagtccacctggccatgctgctgctccagtttcaaatgttttgcctgcggctatggaaccctgacctgttcaccggacgtgctacctgtcccagacctgctgttttcaactctctagagacagcaggagaggtaTAGATACTctaaatgatcggctatgaaaagccaactgacatttactcctgaggtgctgacctgttccaccccacccccccaccgctagtgtacatacactcaattagtatttggtagcattgcctttgaattgcttaacttggatcaaacgttttgagtagccttccacaagcttcccacaataaggggtgaattttgtcccattcctcctgacagagctggtgtgaccgagtcaggtttgtaggcctccttgctcgcacacggtttTTCAGTTCGGCCCACAACTTtccaatgggattgaggtcagagctttgtgatggccactccaataccttgactttgttgtccttaaggcattttgccacaactttggaagtatgcttggactcattgtccatttcgaagacccatttgcgaccaagctttaacttcctgactgatgtcttgagatgttgctttaatatatccacataattttcctcctcatgataccatctattttgtgaagggcaccagtccctcctgcagcaaagcaccagccacaacacgatgctgccacccccgtgcttcacggttgggatggtgttcttcagcttgcaagcctccccctttttcctccgaacataacgatggtcataatggccaaacagttctatttttgtttcatcagaccagaggacatttctccaaaaagtacgatctttgtccccatgtgcagttgcaaaccgtagtctgtcttttttatggcggttttgagcggtggcttcttccttgctgagcggcctttcaggttatctagatataggactcgttttactgtggatatagatacttttgtacctgtttcctccagcatcttcacaaggtcctttgcttttgttctgggattgatttgcacttttcgcaccaaagtgcgttcatctctaggagacagaaagcgtctccttcctgagcggtataacggctgcgtggtcccatggtgtttatacttgcttactattgtttgaaaattgctcccaagcaaagaggcactgagtttgaaggtaggccttgaaatacatccacaggtacacctccaattgactcaaattatgtcaattagcctatcagaagcttctaaagccaagacatcattttctggaattttccaagctgttgaaaggcacagtcaacttagtgtatgtaaacttctgacccactgaaattgtgataccgtgaattataagtgaaataatctgtctgtaaacaattgttggaaagattacttgtgtcatgcacaaagtagatgtgccTATCGTTGGCAATGAGAAATGGTAGGACTGCGACTTCTGAGTAGAAATATGCGAGCTCAATCATATTATTTTCTGCACCAGGGCGCTTTGGGTTGAGCACCGAGAATACTCGTGCCATATCTCTAAAGTCGGTAAATCGATTCTCAAACTGCCCCATAAAAACATGAAGTATGTAATGGTATACATCAACTTTAAGTGCCTTCTGCTTTCCTGAATTGGCTCGTCCTCTGCTCCCTCCTCATGAAACCTTTCCCTCTTGGCGCCCTCTCCTCTGCAAACTCAGTTGTTGCATTGTTTTGTTGGGCCATCGAGTTCGCACTGTTCTCCATCTTGTCATAGGGCTAATCTGTGCGCATCTGTCAGATCTCAGCCAGATGTCAATTAGATCCACGGCATCTCTCAAATTATTTTCAAGGTAGTTAGAAAGGGTGTACGTCTTCTTTAAACTGTTCCAAAAAAACAACATCATTTTAAACTCAAATGTGCTCATTTTTTTAGAGCAGGCCATTTGTTTCAGAGGCCGTTTTTGGTGTAGTATGGTGATGGTGCTTTATTCCGTGCAGGGCTTCAAGGATCGCGGGCAGGCTCTGTATAACCGCTTCTGTGGCCTGTTTCCTGGAGGACCACCTTGTGGCTGATAGGCTTTTCAGCCTGAGAACGGCTCTCTCCAGCTGCATGCTTTCCTGTTCCTCCTCAAATATTTGAATTCTTGGGAGGCTAGAAGTCAAAAAGCAGTGTACCCCAAAAATCTTTTGCGCTATTCAAGGAACATGCAGCGTCCATTAGAACGAATTTGATATTGTGTGCACAGAAATGCACGTagaactcatc
It encodes:
- the LOC106563008 gene encoding SEC14-like protein 3: MSPLSLPFLLPLLSRFASDGAVICFGVFTRTQEGGGHQKVGDMLQVLPSERYNAHMVPEDRSLTCPEPGTYRLHFDNTYSLLQFKTISYTVDVLLPDGHVQGPRSNRGDGRLE